A section of the Pochonia chlamydosporia 170 chromosome 2, whole genome shotgun sequence genome encodes:
- a CDS encoding selenoprotein domain protein (similar to Metarhizium robertsii ARSEF 23 XP_007822181.1), with translation MAEQTTTDHGIRFPRVTIQFCTQCKWMLRAFAQELLSTFSTSLGEVSLQPSTGGTFIVTIYHRPEDEASGTVLWDRKTDGGFPETKELKRRVRDIIEPERDLGHVDRYKGPEGGPSGKAAEASKGDCQDCK, from the exons ATGGCCGaacaaaccaccacagaCCACGGCATCCGATTTCCAAGGGTAACCATACAATTCTGCACACAATGTAAATGGATGCTCAGAGCA TTTGCCCAAGAACTCCTATCCACATTTTCCACATCCCTAGGCGAAGTGTCACTTCAGCCATCTACAGGAGGCACCTTCATTGTGACAATCTACCACCGCCCTGAGGATGAGGCCTCGGGTACGGTGCTGTGGGATAGGAAGACGGACGGTGGGTTTCCGGAGACTAAGGAGTTGAAACGGCGGGTGAGGGATATTATTGAGCCGGAGAGGGATTTGGGACACGTTGATCGGTATAAGGGGCCGGAGGGTGGTCCATCAGGGAAGGCGGCTGAGGCGTCGAAGGGGGATTGTCAGGATTGTAAGTAG
- a CDS encoding G protein gamma subunit (similar to Metarhizium robertsii ARSEF 23 XP_007822180.1), translating to MPQYTSRDVGDPSQIKKTKQSMADLKLRRLTELNNRLREDLERERIPISTASKSIIAYCNGTRDYMVPSVWGSVPKGEDPYAPQQSGGCCVVM from the exons ATGCCTCAGTACACCTCGCGAGATGTCGGCGATCCGTCGCAAatcaagaagacgaagcagtCAATGGCTGACTTGAAATTGAGACGGTTAACGGAACTTAACAACCGTCTGCGAGAAGACTTGGAGCGGGAGCGCATTCCCATCAGCACAGCATCTAAGAG CATTATTGCTTACTGCAATGGCACGAGGGATTACATGGTCCCATCAGTATGGGGGTCAGTACCCAAGGGCGAGGATCCTTACGCTCCTCAACAATCCGGCGGCTGCTGCGTCGTCATGTAA